One region of Akkermansiaceae bacterium genomic DNA includes:
- a CDS encoding HAD-IA family hydrolase — translation MKQGLLFDLDGTLVDSLPGITASLNHALAGMGFATHGGLEVRRFIGNGSWMLAKRAAPRDSPDEVVAAVELAFKAHYDLHWQEGTAPYPGVPEVLAELRGKGHPMAVLSNKPHPFTTVIVERLFPGIAFDAVVGQKDGIPHKPDPAGALEIVRIFGLPPEDCVLIGDSTIDLETARNAGIRSVAVTWGYHDRAPLLEGGPEKLIDGVGELPAALE, via the coding sequence ATGAAACAAGGTCTTCTTTTTGATCTGGACGGCACCCTGGTGGACTCCCTGCCGGGTATCACCGCGTCCCTGAACCATGCCTTGGCCGGCATGGGGTTCGCCACCCACGGGGGGCTGGAGGTCCGGCGGTTCATCGGCAACGGATCATGGATGCTGGCGAAGAGGGCCGCCCCGCGGGATTCCCCGGATGAGGTCGTCGCGGCCGTCGAACTGGCGTTCAAGGCGCACTATGACCTGCACTGGCAGGAAGGCACCGCTCCCTATCCGGGCGTTCCGGAGGTGCTGGCGGAACTGCGGGGGAAAGGCCACCCGATGGCGGTCCTCTCGAACAAGCCGCATCCGTTCACCACCGTCATCGTGGAGCGGTTGTTCCCCGGCATCGCGTTTGATGCGGTCGTCGGGCAAAAGGATGGCATCCCGCACAAGCCGGACCCGGCGGGGGCGCTGGAGATCGTCCGTATTTTCGGCCTGCCACCGGAGGACTGTGTGTTGATCGGGGACTCCACCATTGATCTGGAGACGGCGCGCAATGCGGGCATCCGTTCGGTTGCCGTGACATGGGGTTACCATGACCGCGCTCCGTTGCTGGAAGGTGGGCCTGAAAAACTCATTGATGGGGTGGGTGAACTCCCTGCGGCTCTGGAATGA